A genomic region of Pseudopipra pipra isolate bDixPip1 chromosome W, bDixPip1.hap1, whole genome shotgun sequence contains the following coding sequences:
- the LOC135404637 gene encoding olfactory receptor 14J1-like — MHNSLWDTTTISYTGCTAQVFFFFFFISAEFSLLTIMCYDRYVAICKPLHYGTLLGSRACAHMAAAAWATGFLNALLHTASTFSLPLCQGNALGQFFCEIPHILKLSCSHSGYLREIGLTVVSSSLIFGGFIFIVFSYVQIFRAVLRIPSQQGRHKAFSTCLPHLAVVSLFVSTAIFAYLKPPSISSPSLDLALSVLYSVVSPALNPFIYSLRNQELRDALRKMMTGCFSAAITCLFSSVQHS, encoded by the coding sequence atgcataattccctctgggacaccacaaccatctcctacacaggatgtACTGCACAggtcttcttctttttcttcttcatctcagcagagttttccctcctcaccatcatgtgctacgaccgctacgttgccatctgcaaacccctgcactacgggaccctcctgggcagcagagcttgtgcccatatggcagcagctgcctgggccactggctttctcaatgctctgctgcacacagccagtacattttctctgcccctgtgccagggcaatgccctgggccagttcttctgtgaaatcccacacatcctcaagctctcctgctcacactcaggctacctcagggaaattgggctcactGTGGTTAGTTCCTCTTTAATATTTGGtggtttcattttcattgttttctcctatgtgcagatcttcagggctgtgctgaggatcccctctcagcagggacggcacaaagccttttccacgtgtctccctcacctggccgtggtctccctgtttgtcagcactgccatatttgcctacctgaagcctccctccatctcctctccatccctggatctggccctgtcagttctgtactcggtggtgtCTCCAGCACTGAATCCCTTTATCTACAgtctgaggaaccaggagctcagggacgctctgaggaaaatgatgactggatgcttttcagcaGCAATAACCTGCCTATTTTCCTCTGTACAGCATTCATAA